A region of Thermus caldifontis DNA encodes the following proteins:
- a CDS encoding AMP-binding protein, whose translation MEPIWYPKPEEARATRLFQFMEALGFADYEAFYRYSVEELEDFYGQFFTHLGIPWRKPYAGVISGGFPLPQFFPEGRLNLVEAALRHEPTALALIHETEEGGVRTLSYGELLKEVERVAAGLRALGVERGDRVGLWFPMGLEAAILLLATAWLGAIAIPIFSGYAAEAAAVRLKDAKAKLLAVQDAFFRRGRRVDLLPEARKAQGLAETPHLLVVRRVGLSLEAGEVDYATLQGEPFPPEEMESMDPFMLIYTSGTTGRPKGTVHYHAGFPLKAALDLALLFDLREGDRLFWFTDLGWMMGPWAILGGLILGASVFLYDGAPDYPGPQRLWRMVEDFRLTHLGLSPTLVRALIPLGEEPIRAHDLSSLRVLGSTGEPWNLEPYLWFFRVVGEERRPIVNYSGGTEVSGGILGNVLLKPIKPMGFNTPVPGMAAAVLDEEGKPAVGKVGELAVLKPWPGMTKGFWQDEARYLDTYFARIPGVWVHGDLALLDEEGHFFILGRSDDTLKVAGKRVGPAEVETAAIAHPALKECAAIGVPHPVKGEAIVLFAVLKPGYTSDPELAQGVADRVAEALGKPLRPEKVLFVPDLPKTRNAKVMRRVVRAAYLGQDPGDLSALENPEAVEAIRQAAQGG comes from the coding sequence ATGGAACCCATCTGGTACCCCAAGCCCGAGGAGGCCCGGGCCACGAGGCTTTTTCAGTTCATGGAGGCCCTGGGTTTTGCAGACTACGAGGCCTTTTACCGCTACAGCGTGGAGGAGCTGGAGGACTTCTACGGACAGTTTTTCACCCACCTGGGCATACCCTGGCGCAAACCCTATGCGGGGGTGATCTCCGGCGGCTTCCCCCTCCCTCAGTTTTTCCCGGAGGGCCGGCTTAACCTGGTGGAGGCCGCCTTGCGCCATGAGCCCACCGCCTTAGCCCTCATCCACGAAACCGAAGAGGGTGGGGTGCGTACTCTGAGCTATGGGGAGCTGTTAAAAGAGGTGGAACGGGTGGCGGCGGGGCTTCGCGCCCTGGGCGTGGAGCGGGGCGACCGGGTGGGCCTTTGGTTCCCCATGGGCCTCGAGGCGGCCATCCTCCTCCTGGCCACCGCCTGGCTCGGGGCCATCGCCATCCCCATCTTCTCCGGCTACGCCGCCGAGGCGGCGGCGGTGCGGCTTAAAGACGCCAAGGCCAAGCTTCTGGCGGTGCAGGATGCCTTCTTTAGACGGGGAAGAAGGGTAGACCTCCTTCCGGAGGCCCGCAAAGCCCAGGGCCTGGCGGAAACCCCCCACCTTCTGGTGGTGCGCAGGGTGGGCCTTTCCCTGGAAGCCGGGGAAGTGGACTACGCCACCCTGCAAGGGGAGCCCTTCCCCCCGGAGGAGATGGAGAGCATGGACCCCTTCATGCTCATCTACACCTCGGGCACCACCGGCCGCCCCAAGGGCACCGTGCACTACCATGCGGGCTTTCCCCTTAAGGCGGCTTTGGACCTGGCCCTTCTCTTTGACCTTAGGGAGGGGGACCGGCTTTTCTGGTTCACCGACCTGGGCTGGATGATGGGCCCCTGGGCCATCCTGGGGGGCCTTATCCTGGGGGCCAGCGTGTTCCTCTATGACGGGGCCCCCGACTACCCGGGTCCCCAGCGCCTTTGGCGGATGGTGGAGGACTTCCGCCTCACCCACCTGGGCCTCTCCCCTACCCTGGTGCGGGCCCTGATTCCCTTAGGGGAGGAACCCATAAGGGCCCATGACCTTTCGTCCTTGCGGGTCCTAGGCTCCACGGGGGAACCCTGGAACCTCGAGCCCTACCTTTGGTTCTTCCGGGTGGTGGGGGAGGAAAGGAGGCCCATCGTGAACTACTCGGGGGGGACGGAGGTTTCTGGGGGCATCCTGGGAAACGTCCTCCTCAAGCCCATCAAGCCCATGGGCTTTAACACCCCGGTGCCGGGGATGGCCGCAGCGGTGCTGGACGAGGAAGGAAAGCCCGCGGTGGGCAAGGTGGGGGAGCTTGCCGTGCTCAAACCCTGGCCCGGCATGACCAAGGGCTTCTGGCAGGACGAGGCCCGCTACCTGGACACCTACTTCGCCCGCATCCCCGGGGTCTGGGTCCACGGGGACCTGGCCCTTCTGGACGAGGAAGGCCACTTCTTCATCCTGGGCCGGAGCGACGACACCTTGAAGGTGGCGGGGAAGCGGGTGGGCCCAGCCGAGGTGGAAACCGCCGCCATCGCCCACCCCGCCCTCAAGGAGTGCGCCGCCATCGGGGTACCCCATCCGGTGAAGGGAGAGGCCATCGTGCTCTTTGCGGTGCTTAAGCCCGGCTATACCTCAGACCCGGAGCTGGCCCAAGGGGTAGCCGACCGGGTGGCCGAGGCCCTGGGCAAACCCTTAAGGCCAGAAAAGGTTCTCTTCGTGCCCGACCTCCCCAAGACCCGGAACGCCAAGGTGATGCGCCGGGTGGTGCGGGCCGCCTACCTAGGCCAGGATCCCGGCGACCTTTCCGCCCTGGAAAACCCCGAAGCGGTGGAGGCCATCCGCCAGGCAGCCCAAGGGGGCTAG
- a CDS encoding tetratricopeptide repeat protein, whose product MPLLGLLVALGLAWASPLEEARALYQKGEMEGVLSQLNPLLGGYDPEEEALLLAGFAQYRLGRLEEALFTFSRLVGTLKGGGEALYGFGLTLRALGDPEGARAALDWALRQGYREADTILQSLPPPPPPAPKARKTPPPFRAAEGRFWVGDKPLQVRGVNLGVALPGRFPAEFVEEEALYRAWLELLSAMGANAVRTYTLLPPSFYRALHHHNRLHKDRPLYLFQGVWTELPEEEGYGDWEGPFLEKFLLEGREVLDALHGNLSRPPRPGHAHGEHTADVSPWVLGLLVGREFEPYSVEVYHGRHPGRTYRGRFLEAAPNASPFEAYLAEVLDRLATYEWEAYGTLRPLGFVNWPTLDPLHWPSEASHQEEYTLRRARGEKVEPPRPGPLHEEDTVTLDPTHLKPTPGSPVSLFAAYHVYPYYPDFLVNERDLAPNRYRNYLARLKAHRGGMPLLIAEFGLPSSRGIAHFHPEGLHHGGFSEEGQGEKVAGLWQEIAALDLAGGMVFALMDEWFKRNWLFMEWEAPSRDPFWHNILDPEENYGLLAATAKGAFRLDGKAEEWEGVPFLLREEGRFLKAYADPEYLWLLYRGPLPLRLYLDTVPGGVPVVEGLGAEFLLEVSAQGGRLLVEQGYYPFQELDHGLPGTEYLHFRGATKPGNGPFVPFILEPNRRRTGRDGTDYPRIVYELGKLQPGRDPEGARNPMADYALGEDGLWEIRIPWGMLLIAAPSRRLAWYAPEPIPIEGLRLLLPGASPLSFTWPTWEEPAFALRLKPLYFRLRALWRGAP is encoded by the coding sequence GTGCCCCTTTTGGGCCTTCTTGTAGCCTTGGGCCTCGCCTGGGCCTCGCCCCTGGAGGAGGCCCGTGCCCTTTACCAAAAGGGGGAGATGGAGGGGGTGCTGAGCCAGCTGAACCCCCTCTTGGGAGGGTATGACCCCGAGGAGGAAGCCCTTCTCCTCGCCGGCTTCGCCCAGTACCGCCTGGGGAGGCTTGAGGAAGCCCTTTTCACCTTCAGCCGCCTGGTGGGTACCTTAAAGGGAGGCGGGGAAGCCCTTTACGGCTTTGGCCTCACCCTTAGGGCCCTGGGGGATCCGGAAGGGGCTAGGGCCGCCCTGGACTGGGCCCTGCGCCAGGGCTACCGGGAGGCGGACACCATCCTGCAAAGCCTTCCCCCACCCCCTCCCCCAGCCCCCAAGGCCCGCAAGACCCCGCCCCCCTTCCGGGCAGCAGAGGGACGGTTCTGGGTTGGGGATAAACCCCTCCAGGTGCGGGGGGTTAACCTAGGGGTGGCCCTTCCCGGGCGCTTTCCCGCCGAGTTCGTGGAGGAGGAGGCCCTTTACCGGGCCTGGCTGGAGCTCCTTTCCGCCATGGGGGCCAACGCCGTGCGCACCTACACCCTTCTTCCCCCTAGCTTCTACCGGGCCCTTCACCACCACAACCGGCTCCATAAGGACCGGCCTCTGTACTTGTTCCAGGGAGTGTGGACGGAGCTTCCCGAGGAGGAAGGATACGGGGACTGGGAGGGGCCTTTCCTGGAAAAGTTTCTCCTGGAGGGGCGGGAGGTCCTGGATGCCCTCCACGGTAACCTAAGCCGCCCACCCCGCCCAGGCCACGCCCACGGGGAGCACACCGCCGACGTCTCCCCCTGGGTGCTGGGGCTCCTGGTGGGGCGGGAGTTTGAGCCCTACTCCGTGGAGGTCTACCACGGACGCCATCCTGGGCGCACGTACCGGGGAAGGTTCCTGGAGGCCGCCCCAAACGCCAGCCCCTTCGAAGCCTACCTGGCCGAGGTGCTGGACCGCCTGGCCACCTACGAGTGGGAGGCCTACGGCACCCTTAGGCCCTTGGGCTTTGTCAACTGGCCTACCCTGGACCCTCTCCATTGGCCAAGCGAGGCCAGCCACCAGGAGGAGTACACCCTCCGCCGCGCCCGTGGGGAAAAGGTGGAACCTCCCCGCCCAGGGCCCCTCCACGAGGAGGATACCGTCACCTTGGACCCCACCCACCTAAAACCCACGCCGGGCAGCCCCGTAAGCCTTTTTGCCGCCTATCACGTCTACCCCTACTACCCCGATTTCCTGGTCAACGAACGGGACCTGGCCCCCAACCGCTACCGCAACTACCTGGCCCGCCTGAAAGCCCACCGTGGGGGGATGCCCCTCCTCATCGCCGAGTTCGGTCTGCCCAGTAGCCGGGGCATCGCCCACTTCCACCCCGAGGGCCTCCACCACGGAGGGTTTTCCGAAGAAGGCCAAGGGGAAAAGGTGGCGGGCCTCTGGCAGGAGATCGCTGCCCTGGACCTGGCTGGGGGGATGGTCTTCGCCCTCATGGACGAGTGGTTTAAGCGAAACTGGCTCTTCATGGAGTGGGAAGCCCCTAGCCGCGACCCCTTCTGGCACAACATCCTGGACCCCGAGGAAAACTATGGCCTCCTGGCGGCCACCGCCAAAGGGGCCTTCCGGTTGGACGGCAAGGCGGAGGAATGGGAGGGCGTGCCCTTCCTCCTTCGGGAAGAGGGGCGGTTCCTCAAAGCCTACGCCGATCCCGAGTATCTCTGGCTCCTCTACCGGGGGCCTCTGCCCCTGAGGCTTTACCTGGACACCGTGCCCGGCGGGGTGCCGGTGGTGGAGGGGTTGGGGGCGGAGTTCCTTCTGGAGGTCAGCGCCCAAGGGGGAAGGCTCCTTGTGGAACAGGGCTACTATCCCTTTCAGGAGCTGGACCACGGCCTGCCGGGGACGGAATACCTCCACTTCCGGGGAGCCACAAAGCCCGGGAATGGACCTTTTGTGCCCTTTATCCTCGAGCCCAACCGCCGCCGCACAGGCCGGGACGGCACCGACTACCCCCGGATCGTTTACGAGCTGGGAAAGCTCCAGCCGGGCCGGGACCCAGAAGGAGCCCGGAACCCCATGGCGGACTACGCCCTAGGAGAGGATGGGCTTTGGGAAATCCGCATCCCCTGGGGCATGCTCCTCATCGCCGCCCCCAGCAGGCGCCTGGCCTGGTACGCCCCCGAACCCATCCCCATAGAGGGCCTCCGCCTCCTCCTTCCCGGGGCCTCACCCCTCAGCTTCACATGGCCCACCTGGGAGGAGCCCGCCTTCGCCCTTAGGCTCAAGCCCCTGTACTTCCGCCTTAGGGCGCTCTGGCGAGGAGCTCCCTAA